From a single Fulvivirga ulvae genomic region:
- a CDS encoding glycosyl hydrolase family 8, with the protein MKPKTNLNPKYVLLFAVVLLITFRSYGQQKPFPQAVDYPGTFKPALAQSTLNNDVAAYYSYWKNKYLKTGLSSLPGGYYVKGEITGNPDGFAALGSSEGQGYGMIITALMAGYDANAKLYFDGLFATARACHSINNPYLMGWVVADDINAQGHFSSATDGDMDIAYALILAHYQWGSGGSINYIQEAINTINALKLENVTTNNRLNLGDWDAKNAYNTRPSDWMFSSMRAFYNETNDITWSNVINNLYGVYGNFSSNYSSSTGLVSDFIVNNPPRPAPPNYLGEFPETGDYYYNAGRYPLRVVMDYALYGANDAYNVANKLMNWVKPATGNNPVNIRAGYQLSGTPLPGSNYQSAVFIAPFVAASVISSNHQDFLNSGWNTIKNMQAGYFEDTYNLLCMLFISGNWWKPEVASGTPPAAPTALNATTVSSTQINLSWVDNAENEAGFQVELSPDGSSNWSVIATPGPNITSYIDTGLSASTTYYYRVKAINESGSSAYTNVAYATTSAGDVQSPFDGFISIPGVLEAENFDIGGEGVAYSDNTTANEGGEYRTGEAVDIEPCTLGGYNVGWTLPGEWLEYSIDVAVSGNYTLDFSTAAESSTGSLKILVDGTDVSGTVSFNATGGWQVWQTHTVSDVHLEAGQHILRIEMTSGDFNLDKIAFSQDTGLPSPYTHADIGAPAFTGSASYTNGTFTLEGAGSDIWSAGDQFQYVYRALTGDGEIVARVTSVSNTNPWAKAGVMIRQTLAANAKHAMIVVTPSNGVAFQNRSATGGTSSHVAGSTSAAPRWLRLMRSGNTITAYESPDGSNWNQAGSVSIAMATNTYIGLVVTSHDVNSLGTATFDNVNVSNNSSALLVDVSEFNNSNISNISVYPNPACTKIALSYELHEDARVVIEIFDMSGHKISVMESGIMGQGKHHIEYDISALHEGIYLVKIRNKSKVYSSKLIIKD; encoded by the coding sequence ATGAAACCAAAAACCAACTTAAACCCTAAGTATGTACTGCTCTTTGCAGTAGTATTACTTATTACCTTTAGAAGTTATGGACAGCAAAAACCTTTTCCACAGGCAGTGGATTATCCCGGCACCTTTAAACCGGCACTGGCGCAATCAACGCTCAACAACGATGTAGCAGCTTATTATTCTTACTGGAAAAATAAGTATCTGAAAACAGGATTATCATCCCTTCCCGGCGGCTATTATGTCAAAGGTGAAATCACTGGTAATCCTGATGGTTTTGCCGCTCTGGGCTCATCAGAAGGACAGGGCTATGGCATGATCATTACCGCACTTATGGCTGGCTATGATGCTAATGCCAAACTATACTTTGACGGACTGTTTGCTACGGCGCGGGCCTGCCATAGTATTAACAATCCGTATTTGATGGGATGGGTGGTAGCAGATGACATTAATGCCCAGGGCCATTTTAGTTCAGCCACTGACGGTGATATGGATATTGCCTATGCGCTGATACTTGCACATTACCAATGGGGTTCAGGAGGCAGCATTAATTATATTCAGGAAGCCATCAACACCATTAACGCCTTAAAACTAGAAAACGTAACCACAAACAACCGGCTGAACCTGGGAGACTGGGATGCAAAAAATGCCTACAATACACGCCCTTCTGACTGGATGTTCAGCAGCATGCGTGCTTTTTATAACGAAACCAACGACATTACCTGGTCAAACGTTATCAATAACCTGTATGGAGTTTATGGCAATTTTAGCAGTAATTATTCTTCTTCAACAGGCCTGGTTTCTGACTTCATAGTTAATAACCCACCCCGGCCTGCACCACCAAACTATTTAGGTGAATTTCCTGAAACCGGAGACTACTATTACAATGCCGGCCGGTATCCTTTGCGTGTGGTTATGGATTACGCACTGTATGGTGCCAACGATGCCTATAATGTAGCAAACAAGCTGATGAACTGGGTTAAGCCCGCGACTGGAAATAACCCTGTCAATATCCGGGCCGGTTATCAACTTAGCGGTACACCTTTGCCGGGATCAAACTATCAATCCGCAGTATTCATAGCACCCTTCGTAGCAGCGTCTGTGATAAGCAGTAACCACCAGGACTTCCTCAACAGCGGTTGGAATACCATTAAAAATATGCAGGCAGGTTATTTTGAAGATACCTACAACCTGCTCTGCATGCTTTTTATTTCTGGAAACTGGTGGAAGCCCGAAGTAGCATCGGGCACACCTCCGGCAGCACCTACTGCATTAAATGCAACGACAGTATCATCTACTCAAATCAATTTGAGTTGGGTGGATAATGCAGAAAATGAAGCCGGATTTCAGGTGGAGCTTTCTCCTGATGGTAGCAGTAATTGGTCCGTCATAGCCACTCCCGGCCCGAACATAACCAGCTATATCGATACCGGGCTTTCAGCTTCCACCACCTACTACTACAGGGTGAAGGCCATTAATGAATCAGGTAGTTCCGCTTATACCAACGTGGCTTATGCCACTACAAGTGCAGGCGATGTTCAGTCTCCCTTTGATGGTTTTATCTCAATTCCCGGAGTACTGGAAGCCGAAAACTTTGATATCGGTGGGGAAGGGGTTGCCTACAGCGATAATACCACTGCTAATGAAGGTGGGGAATACCGTACAGGAGAAGCCGTGGATATTGAGCCTTGTACTTTGGGTGGATACAATGTAGGCTGGACACTGCCCGGTGAATGGCTTGAATATAGCATAGATGTGGCCGTATCAGGTAATTACACCCTCGACTTTAGCACCGCTGCAGAAAGCAGTACAGGATCACTAAAAATACTTGTTGACGGAACCGATGTTTCAGGTACCGTTTCATTTAATGCCACGGGAGGCTGGCAGGTCTGGCAAACCCATACCGTAAGCGATGTGCACCTGGAAGCAGGACAGCATATCCTCCGCATTGAAATGACCTCAGGAGATTTCAATTTGGACAAAATAGCTTTCTCTCAAGATACTGGCCTGCCATCACCTTATACCCATGCTGACATCGGAGCACCAGCCTTTACCGGAAGTGCCAGCTATACCAATGGTACTTTTACTTTGGAGGGAGCGGGTAGTGATATATGGAGTGCTGGCGATCAGTTTCAGTATGTATACCGGGCTTTAACCGGAGATGGAGAAATAGTGGCACGTGTTACCTCGGTTTCCAACACAAATCCGTGGGCCAAGGCAGGAGTGATGATCCGGCAGACACTTGCTGCTAACGCCAAACATGCTATGATAGTTGTGACACCTTCCAACGGTGTTGCTTTTCAAAACCGTTCGGCTACCGGAGGTACCTCGTCACATGTAGCCGGGAGTACATCTGCGGCACCGCGTTGGCTACGGCTGATGCGTTCAGGTAACACTATTACAGCGTACGAATCCCCGGATGGTTCAAACTGGAACCAGGCAGGAAGCGTGAGTATTGCCATGGCTACTAATACCTATATTGGGTTGGTAGTGACGAGTCATGATGTCAATAGTCTGGGTACAGCCACGTTTGACAATGTAAACGTTTCGAATAACTCGTCAGCTTTACTGGTTGATGTTTCGGAGTTTAATAATTCCAACATTTCCAACATTTCCGTTTACCCTAATCCGGCCTGTACAAAAATAGCTTTGAGTTATGAACTTCATGAGGATGCAAGAGTGGTCATTGAAATTTTTGATATGTCAGGACATAAAATATCTGTTATGGAAAGTGGAATAATGGGCCAGGGAAAACACCATATCGAATATGATATTTCAGCCCTTCATGAGGGTATTTACCTTGTGAAAATCCGGAATAAGAGCAAAGTTTACTCAAGTAAACTTATTATTAAAGACTAA
- the deoD gene encoding purine-nucleoside phosphorylase — translation MSIHIGAEKGDIAETVLLTGDPLRARFIAQSMLENVTCYTQVRNMLGFTGYYKGNPVSVQGTGMGQSSLAIYAHELIHSYGVKKLIRVGTCGALMPNIKLGEIIIAQGASTDSNTNRLLFRGLDFAPLADFNMLMQAFQTAKQKGINVRVGNIFSTDFFYFKDDPERWKIWTAHKILCADMETSMLYTLAAGANIQALSILTVSDNIITGAFGTSEDREKPILDIVDIALACL, via the coding sequence ATGAGTATACATATTGGAGCCGAAAAAGGTGATATCGCCGAAACAGTTTTGCTGACCGGTGACCCGTTGAGAGCAAGGTTTATTGCACAGAGCATGTTGGAAAATGTCACTTGTTATACTCAGGTGCGTAATATGCTGGGCTTTACAGGCTACTATAAAGGTAACCCTGTTTCGGTACAGGGAACAGGAATGGGACAGTCTTCACTGGCCATTTATGCCCATGAGTTGATTCATTCATATGGAGTCAAAAAACTTATCAGAGTCGGCACATGCGGCGCTTTGATGCCTAATATTAAACTGGGCGAAATTATCATTGCACAAGGTGCATCAACCGACTCTAATACCAACCGGTTGCTTTTTAGAGGATTGGATTTTGCCCCACTGGCAGATTTTAATATGCTCATGCAGGCCTTTCAGACAGCAAAGCAAAAGGGCATCAACGTAAGAGTTGGAAACATATTCAGCACCGATTTTTTCTATTTTAAGGACGATCCCGAGCGCTGGAAAATATGGACTGCACATAAAATACTTTGCGCGGATATGGAAACCTCAATGCTTTATACTCTGGCGGCCGGTGCAAACATTCAGGCATTAAGTATTCTTACGGTAAGTGATAATATAATTACAGGGGCTTTTGGTACCTCTGAGGATAGAGAAAAACCCATTCTGGATATTGTGGACATTGCATTGGCCTGTTTATAA
- a CDS encoding tyrosinase family protein has product MKIRKSRLLLTICASAALFSCGPAENNTDTATKEVGEVTYERVNANTNAHANKVLDLYAYGMAITKKLECTNPASWYYQGSMHSVPPRDEIEGATVELCTPYDSISPLKGWNSCPHMYPTHQQLNFLTWHRLYIYYYERNIRHHIANGGAGLPGLGDSLANQFSLPYWDYTDQGDMPKPFTVKSYTFETVKLVENPLYEIGRSPTLMDREPIDYSSSDSIAVTLPDGSVKNLCIKTMEQALDVNDFLSLPDVSEFSRGLEDRMHNVMHDYIGGAVDSLDLTHDLYNRIYQSTKSGFGLMGQIPSAGFDPIFFLHHSNVDRMFAAWEATYGPITIEDMNTYAGKWDSIKHIYQFWDTPTNSWITYNSMQDMLDAAHAIDYTYEQLPTVNKNMLGAGQKAKASQLVNEVVKKTPEVLGEVGKPHALTLNSARALKSGGGEARYTIEVSLKFGRNMFQQLAVFSIPSDMDWNACDLDDAYVHGVTAVFGSTHPMDHAGHHAMGAMVKGQEFNHTFVFDVTEAVKKLPEGESLKVYVVPMNTQNGPDFYLTEIELYEHTF; this is encoded by the coding sequence TTGAAAATCCGGAAATCTAGACTACTATTAACTATTTGTGCCAGTGCTGCACTCTTCAGTTGCGGCCCGGCAGAAAATAACACTGATACAGCCACAAAGGAGGTAGGAGAAGTGACTTATGAACGCGTAAATGCCAATACCAATGCTCACGCAAACAAAGTACTTGACTTGTATGCCTACGGCATGGCCATTACAAAGAAGCTGGAGTGTACAAACCCTGCCAGCTGGTACTATCAGGGGAGCATGCATTCTGTTCCACCCAGAGATGAAATTGAGGGAGCGACCGTAGAACTATGTACTCCGTATGACTCTATCTCACCATTAAAAGGGTGGAATTCTTGTCCGCATATGTATCCTACGCATCAACAGCTTAACTTTTTGACCTGGCACCGCCTGTATATCTATTATTATGAGAGAAATATCAGGCATCACATAGCCAACGGAGGGGCGGGATTACCCGGTTTGGGAGATTCACTTGCAAATCAATTCAGCCTGCCTTACTGGGACTATACTGATCAAGGAGATATGCCCAAGCCTTTTACTGTAAAATCATACACTTTTGAAACAGTGAAATTGGTTGAGAACCCACTTTATGAGATTGGCCGTTCGCCCACTTTGATGGACCGGGAGCCCATTGATTACAGCTCCAGTGACAGTATTGCTGTTACTTTACCTGATGGCTCGGTAAAGAACCTGTGCATTAAAACTATGGAGCAGGCGCTGGATGTTAATGATTTTCTGTCATTACCCGATGTGAGCGAATTCTCCCGTGGCCTGGAAGACCGGATGCACAATGTAATGCATGATTACATAGGTGGAGCTGTCGATTCCCTGGACTTAACCCACGATTTATATAATCGTATCTATCAAAGTACCAAAAGTGGCTTTGGTCTTATGGGACAGATCCCAAGTGCAGGTTTTGACCCGATCTTCTTTCTGCATCACTCTAACGTAGATCGCATGTTTGCCGCATGGGAAGCAACCTATGGGCCTATAACCATCGAAGATATGAACACATATGCAGGTAAGTGGGACTCCATCAAGCACATATACCAGTTTTGGGATACACCTACCAACTCGTGGATCACTTACAATAGCATGCAGGATATGTTAGATGCAGCCCATGCCATAGATTATACCTATGAGCAACTGCCAACGGTAAATAAAAACATGCTAGGTGCCGGGCAAAAAGCGAAAGCCTCACAATTGGTCAACGAAGTGGTAAAAAAGACCCCTGAGGTATTGGGTGAAGTAGGGAAGCCACATGCACTAACGCTCAACAGCGCCAGGGCTTTAAAGTCTGGCGGGGGAGAGGCACGTTATACTATCGAAGTAAGTCTGAAGTTTGGCAGGAACATGTTCCAGCAACTGGCGGTGTTCTCTATTCCTTCGGATATGGACTGGAATGCTTGCGATTTGGACGATGCCTATGTACATGGTGTTACAGCCGTATTTGGCTCTACACATCCCATGGATCATGCAGGGCACCATGCTATGGGAGCAATGGTAAAAGGGCAGGAGTTTAATCATACCTTTGTGTTTGATGTAACCGAGGCCGTAAAAAAATTACCTGAAGGAGAGTCATTAAAGGTATATGTAGTACCCATGAACACACAGAATGGCCCGGATTTCTACCTGACAGAGATTGAATTGTATGAGCACACATTTTAA
- a CDS encoding phosphatidylserine decarboxylase, translating into METEPIEKVRKFESEKLSVLIKELREIVSNPVVEAAYNDAIANVHPILWTGAPNPWKGQTIDYFVKYFESWFAFLPQPAGGLGKIVPFTYFYYNNESAFYFLNEFKSRKSPDKPYTTEIFDWTVKFIKARGEFMDSKESLKYIESWIKDPSTHIDDFIVPEGGFKSFNQFFTRELKSSANPRPISKPDDDSVVVASADSEINFIESELTLNTMMDIKSRQISMNDLLNGSKYASEFVGGNAISCVLMPNNYHRYHAPVTGEIVESVEIPGIYNGIMDGEDWFNIFNVGESTTDFSIFEDFHRAYFIIKTSKYGYVGVVPVGLNTISTIMPSMINESSTMVAPGQPPVKVKKGDELGHFAYGGSLNILLFQKGAFSSVSVLMGQRIGSLSTLN; encoded by the coding sequence ATGGAAACCGAACCTATTGAAAAAGTAAGAAAGTTTGAGAGTGAAAAGCTCTCAGTTCTGATCAAAGAATTACGCGAAATTGTAAGCAACCCTGTAGTGGAAGCAGCCTATAACGATGCCATAGCCAATGTACACCCTATACTTTGGACAGGAGCACCTAACCCCTGGAAAGGGCAGACCATTGACTATTTTGTGAAGTACTTTGAGTCATGGTTTGCCTTTTTGCCGCAGCCTGCAGGCGGGTTGGGCAAAATTGTACCGTTTACTTATTTCTATTATAACAATGAATCTGCTTTCTACTTTCTCAATGAGTTTAAGAGCAGGAAAAGCCCGGATAAACCTTATACTACGGAAATCTTCGACTGGACAGTGAAGTTTATCAAGGCTCGTGGTGAGTTTATGGACTCAAAGGAATCATTAAAATATATTGAGAGCTGGATCAAAGACCCTTCGACTCATATCGATGATTTTATAGTTCCTGAGGGAGGCTTTAAATCGTTTAACCAATTTTTTACCCGTGAGTTAAAGTCTTCAGCCAACCCACGACCAATCTCCAAACCGGATGATGACTCAGTAGTGGTAGCCAGTGCAGATTCGGAAATCAATTTTATTGAATCCGAACTTACATTGAACACCATGATGGATATAAAATCGAGACAGATCAGCATGAATGACTTACTCAATGGATCAAAGTATGCCTCTGAATTTGTGGGCGGAAATGCCATTTCCTGTGTGCTTATGCCAAACAATTATCACCGGTACCATGCCCCGGTTACAGGAGAAATTGTTGAGTCGGTTGAAATACCCGGAATATACAATGGTATCATGGATGGGGAAGACTGGTTCAATATTTTCAATGTGGGTGAAAGCACTACTGACTTCAGCATTTTCGAAGACTTCCACAGAGCCTACTTCATTATTAAAACCTCTAAGTATGGTTATGTAGGCGTGGTGCCGGTAGGGTTGAACACCATAAGTACAATCATGCCGTCCATGATCAATGAATCATCAACAATGGTAGCACCCGGACAGCCGCCGGTAAAAGTAAAAAAAGGAGATGAACTCGGGCATTTTGCTTATGGAGGTTCCCTGAATATCCTGTTATTTCAAAAAGGTGCCTTTTCTTCTGTTTCTGTTTTAATGGGACAGCGAATAGGTAGCCTTTCTACTTTAAATTAA
- a CDS encoding LLM class flavin-dependent oxidoreductase produces the protein MSKNINYSVLELASVAYGTTINETFKRSLDLAQKAEEMGYTRFWLAEHHNMISIASSATSVLIGYIAGGTNKIRVGSGGIMLPNHAPLIVAEQFGTLGSLYPNRIDLGLGRAPGTDQATAQAIRPDRMQAVYQFPEAVSQIRQYFSDNRGARVRVNVAEGVNVPIYILGSSTDSAYLSAKAGLPYAFASHFAPTHLFEALNIYYNQFQPSEFLKEPYTIAGINVIAADTDKEAERISTTMIRMLLGVLTNNMDYMQEPTDMTPELKDLQQNPAFQRMLTYAFRGSKDTVRQKTEEFLKQTGVDEVIVSSHIFHHEDRVNSYRIFAEIMKEIEV, from the coding sequence ATGTCGAAAAATATAAATTACTCTGTCCTGGAGCTTGCCAGTGTCGCTTACGGCACTACTATTAACGAAACTTTTAAGAGAAGCCTTGACCTGGCCCAAAAAGCCGAGGAAATGGGATATACCCGCTTTTGGCTGGCTGAGCATCATAATATGATCAGTATTGCCAGTTCGGCTACCTCAGTACTCATAGGCTACATTGCAGGGGGTACGAATAAAATAAGGGTAGGTTCAGGGGGAATCATGCTGCCCAATCATGCACCGCTTATTGTGGCAGAGCAGTTCGGTACCTTGGGAAGTCTCTACCCTAACCGCATCGACCTGGGGCTAGGACGGGCACCGGGAACTGATCAGGCCACGGCGCAGGCTATAAGACCAGACAGGATGCAGGCTGTTTATCAGTTCCCTGAAGCAGTAAGTCAGATCCGGCAGTATTTTTCCGATAACAGAGGTGCAAGAGTACGTGTAAATGTTGCTGAAGGTGTAAATGTTCCGATATATATTTTAGGTTCAAGCACTGACAGCGCTTACCTGTCCGCAAAAGCAGGGCTGCCTTATGCTTTTGCCAGTCATTTCGCACCTACACATCTTTTTGAGGCATTAAATATCTACTACAATCAATTTCAGCCATCTGAATTTCTTAAAGAACCCTATACTATTGCGGGTATAAATGTAATTGCAGCAGATACTGATAAAGAAGCTGAAAGGATCTCTACCACTATGATCAGGATGTTGCTTGGTGTGCTGACCAATAATATGGATTATATGCAGGAGCCCACTGATATGACTCCCGAGTTAAAAGACCTGCAACAAAACCCGGCATTCCAGCGAATGCTGACCTACGCCTTTAGAGGAAGCAAGGATACGGTAAGACAGAAAACTGAAGAATTTCTGAAGCAAACCGGTGTCGATGAAGTGATTGTATCATCGCATATATTCCATCATGAAGACCGGGTCAATTCCTATAGAATATTTGCTGAGATCATGAAAGAAATCGAAGTTTGA